A window of the Bombina bombina isolate aBomBom1 chromosome 3, aBomBom1.pri, whole genome shotgun sequence genome harbors these coding sequences:
- the LOC128652068 gene encoding LOW QUALITY PROTEIN: aquaporin-2-like (The sequence of the model RefSeq protein was modified relative to this genomic sequence to represent the inferred CDS: deleted 2 bases in 2 codons) — protein MWELRSVDFIRAVFAEFFATLLFVLFGLGSALSWPGVNPSDLQIALAFGLGIATLVQTIGHISGAHINPAVTLAFLVGSHISFLRATFYIGAQLLGAVSGAALLQEVTPFHARGNLSINGVFNNTTPATALTVELFLTLQLVLCIFASTDDRRTDNIGSPALSIGLSVVFGHLVGINYTGCSMNPARSFAPAVVTGNFNDHWVFWLGPLIGAVLASVIYNYILFPNTKTLSEKLAILKGALEPEEDWDEREVRRRQSVELHSPHRNGMSEKI, from the exons ATGTGGGAGCTACGG TCTGTGGATTTTATTCGTGCTGTTTTTGCAGAATTTTTTGCTActctattatttgttttgtttggtttAGGTTCAGCACTTAGCTGGCCAGGGGTAAATCCTAGTGACCTTCAGATTGCTCTGGCATTTGGGCTTGGCATTGCCACTTTAGTTCAGACAATTGGTCACATAAGCGGCGCTCACATTAATCCGGCTGTCACTTTAGCATTTCTGGTTGGGTCACACATTTCTTTCTTACGAGCAACG TTTTACATAGGTGCTCAACTGTTAGGAGCAGTATCTGGAGCAGCTTTATTGCAAGAGGTTACACCTTTCCATGCCAGAGGAAATTTATCAATAAATGGG gttTTTAATAACACAACCCCTGCAACAGCTCTCACTGTAGAGCTTTTTTTGACTCTCCAGTTGGTCTTATGCATTTTTGCCTCTACTGATGACCGAAGAACTGACAATATTGGTTCTCCAGCTCTGTCTATTGGTCTTTCTGTGGTTTTTGGGCATCTAGTTGGT ATAAACTACACTGGTTGTTCAATGAACCCAGCAAGATCATTTGCACCTGCAGTTGTGACAGGGAATTTCAATGACCATTGG GTCTTCTGGTTAGGACCTCTGATTGGTGCTGTGTTGGCATCTGTGATTTATAATTACATTCTTTTCCCCAATACTAAGACTTTATCTGAAAAGCTGGCAATCCTGAAAGGCGCGCTTGAGCCCGAGGAGGACTGGGACGAAAGAGAAGTTCGGAGGAGGCAATCTGTAGAGCTTCATTCACCACACAGAAATGGAATGTCAGAAAAAATCTAA